A DNA window from Desulfonauticus submarinus contains the following coding sequences:
- a CDS encoding chemotaxis protein CheA: MAEFLDPEVYTEFVVEGRDHLDSIEPKLLDLEKNPEDRSILDDIFRPMHSLKGASGFLGLEKINTLAHKGENILDELRKGKMKVTPEIMDIILETTDTLRLLLDNLEEQGQEGDVDIEPILKRIENVMQGELCAEDKKSSSETQIVSKEGEGYKLTIISPEHLLDFIEEAEEIISQLNDNIVKLEKDPKDEDLINDIFRAFHNLKGNSGIIGYEELNKLAHTAETLLNKARNKEIEISSELIDILLRSVDVISDLIGRIDRDSGWVERVAIDEILTSLAAYSDDKDINREKRISSASQEIEVRKDEDEDLEIYKSTVDQQFDNIVYGLDNLRKDPSKRDLVDGLYRSFLTIQNASAYMEFKEVSDYAKGIVKLIDDARNKNVDFSLMLDLLHQEQGILRDIVEKNIIKYKEKSEHKDREREKYSKTKEQKDKESISTSSIASKNEEDHNKDELENKENKIKKLENNKKESKPIVKKKKEIISTIRVEHTKLDQLMNLIGELIINRNRFAQITKELEETQNVQDIVLKLNESVDAMARISDALQDTIMQVRMVPVRSVFSRFPRLIRDLSRKSKKPVELITEGEDTELDKSVIELIGDPLVHILRNAVDHGLETEEERKAKGKPIPGKVWLRASHRGNSVVIEVEDDGRGIDPEKMRRKALEKGLITYEEAEAMDDQQAIELIFLPGFSTAEKVTDISGRGVGMDVVKNNIRALKGNVSVSSEIDKGTKLVITLPLTLAIIDALMIKVSGDTFALPLDAVSETTKILASSLSEINKRKAITLRGEVLGLVYLADLLNLPKIEENRELLPVVILQVGERKLGLVVDVLLERQEIVIKSLGEYLGDVQAISGATIMGDGNVILILDPNEIYQLATQKGHSFIQ; encoded by the coding sequence ATGGCCGAATTTCTCGATCCTGAAGTGTATACAGAATTTGTAGTTGAAGGTAGAGATCATTTGGATTCAATAGAACCTAAACTTTTAGATCTAGAGAAGAATCCAGAGGATCGATCTATTTTAGATGATATCTTTAGACCTATGCATTCTTTAAAAGGAGCTTCAGGATTTTTAGGCCTAGAGAAGATCAATACTCTTGCCCATAAAGGAGAGAATATTTTAGATGAATTGCGTAAGGGTAAGATGAAGGTTACTCCAGAGATAATGGATATTATTTTAGAGACTACAGATACATTACGTTTATTATTAGATAATTTAGAAGAGCAAGGACAAGAAGGAGATGTGGATATAGAACCAATTTTAAAGAGAATTGAAAATGTTATGCAAGGAGAGTTATGTGCAGAAGATAAAAAGTCAAGTTCTGAAACTCAGATAGTAAGTAAAGAAGGAGAAGGGTATAAACTAACAATCATTAGTCCAGAACATCTCCTAGATTTTATTGAAGAAGCAGAAGAAATTATATCTCAACTTAATGATAATATTGTAAAGTTAGAAAAAGATCCTAAAGATGAGGACCTAATCAATGATATTTTTAGAGCCTTTCATAATTTAAAAGGTAATAGTGGTATCATTGGTTATGAAGAATTAAATAAATTGGCTCATACGGCTGAAACTTTATTAAATAAAGCTAGGAATAAAGAAATAGAAATAAGTTCAGAATTAATTGATATTTTATTAAGAAGTGTAGATGTTATAAGTGATTTAATAGGGCGTATAGATAGAGATTCTGGCTGGGTAGAAAGAGTTGCTATTGATGAAATTTTAACAAGTTTAGCTGCGTATTCTGATGATAAAGACATAAATAGAGAGAAAAGAATAAGCTCTGCTTCTCAAGAGATAGAGGTTAGAAAGGATGAAGATGAAGATTTAGAAATATATAAAAGCACAGTAGACCAACAATTTGACAATATTGTATATGGATTAGATAATTTGAGAAAAGATCCATCAAAAAGAGATTTAGTTGATGGATTGTATAGATCTTTTTTGACTATACAAAATGCTTCTGCCTATATGGAGTTTAAGGAAGTTAGTGATTATGCTAAAGGTATTGTTAAACTTATTGATGATGCAAGAAATAAAAATGTGGATTTTTCTTTAATGTTAGATTTGCTTCATCAAGAACAGGGAATTCTTAGAGATATAGTAGAAAAAAATATTATAAAATATAAAGAAAAAAGTGAACATAAAGATAGAGAAAGAGAGAAATATAGTAAAACAAAGGAACAAAAAGATAAAGAAAGTATATCTACTTCCTCTATTGCTAGCAAGAATGAAGAAGATCATAATAAAGATGAATTAGAGAATAAGGAAAATAAAATAAAAAAATTAGAAAACAATAAAAAAGAAAGTAAGCCTATAGTAAAAAAGAAAAAAGAAATTATAAGCACAATTAGAGTTGAGCATACAAAATTAGATCAATTGATGAATTTAATAGGAGAGCTTATTATTAATAGGAATCGTTTTGCTCAGATAACAAAGGAATTAGAAGAAACACAAAATGTTCAAGATATTGTTTTAAAACTTAATGAGAGTGTTGATGCAATGGCTCGGATTTCTGATGCTTTGCAAGATACTATTATGCAAGTGAGAATGGTGCCTGTGCGTTCAGTATTTTCTCGTTTTCCTCGTTTAATTAGGGACTTAAGTAGAAAAAGCAAAAAGCCGGTAGAACTCATTACTGAAGGTGAAGATACTGAACTAGATAAGAGCGTTATAGAGCTGATAGGTGATCCTTTAGTTCATATTTTACGGAATGCTGTGGATCATGGTTTAGAAACAGAAGAGGAAAGAAAGGCCAAGGGAAAGCCTATTCCAGGTAAAGTTTGGTTAAGGGCCTCTCATAGAGGAAATTCTGTAGTGATTGAGGTAGAAGATGATGGTAGAGGGATTGATCCAGAGAAAATGCGTCGAAAGGCTTTGGAAAAAGGACTTATTACTTATGAGGAAGCTGAAGCAATGGATGATCAGCAAGCTATAGAATTAATTTTTCTTCCTGGATTTTCTACTGCTGAAAAAGTGACAGATATTTCTGGCCGGGGAGTGGGTATGGATGTGGTTAAAAATAATATAAGAGCGTTAAAAGGTAATGTAAGTGTTTCTTCAGAGATAGATAAAGGCACAAAACTCGTGATTACTTTACCCCTTACCCTCGCCATTATTGATGCCCTTATGATAAAAGTTTCAGGAGATACTTTTGCTTTGCCTTTGGATGCTGTTTCAGAAACTACCAAAATATTGGCTTCTAGTTTAAGTGAGATAAATAAAAGAAAGGCCATTACTTTAAGAGGAGAAGTACTTGGGTTAGTTTATTTAGCAGACCTACTAAATTTACCTAAAATAGAGGAAAATAGAGAACTGTTGCCTGTAGTTATTTTGCAGGTAGGAGAAAGAAAATTAGGATTAGTGGTAGATGTTTTATTAGAACGACAGGAAATAGTTATTAAGTCTTTAGGCGAATATTTGGGGGATGTTCAAGCTATTTCTGGGGCAACTATTATGGGAGATGGCAATGTGATTCTTATTTTAGACCCCAATGAAATTTATCAACTAGCAACTCAAAAAGGGCATTCTTTTATTCAATAA
- a CDS encoding response regulator: protein MAQKHILVVDDSKTVRNLVAFIIKKEGFKISTAEDGLDGLEKLYSNPDISLIVCDVNMPRMDGFTFIKTVREQEMYRDLPIIVLSTEGQEKDIHKALGLGANLYMVKPAQPEKLVRNIKMLLG from the coding sequence ATGGCCCAAAAACATATTTTAGTTGTTGATGATTCAAAAACAGTGCGTAATTTAGTTGCTTTTATTATTAAGAAAGAAGGATTTAAGATATCTACTGCTGAAGATGGACTTGATGGTCTTGAGAAATTATATTCTAATCCAGATATATCTTTAATAGTATGTGACGTAAATATGCCCAGAATGGATGGTTTTACTTTTATTAAAACTGTTAGAGAACAAGAGATGTATCGTGATTTGCCGATAATAGTTTTATCTACAGAAGGACAGGAAAAGGATATTCATAAGGCTTTAGGCTTAGGTGCTAATTTGTATATGGTAAAGCCTGCTCAGCCAGAAAAATTGGTTAGAAATATAAAAATGCTTTTAGGATAA